From the Telopea speciosissima isolate NSW1024214 ecotype Mountain lineage chromosome 9, Tspe_v1, whole genome shotgun sequence genome, the window CGATGCTACTGATATGACCGAAACTATACCCGAATtattatcttctccaattccctaaagcttCGCAGGTCGGCAGTGCCAGGTGGATAgctcaacataaacaatgaagttggaccattggatgtctaAGTTGCCACATGAcggcatctccacctaacatTGCCGCACTGCCAGGtttagggaattgaagaggataattttcctacAATACCCATACCATGATCCATGGAGAGTTGAGAAACAGGAATGTAGGATTACATAACCTAATCTTACTATGTCACAATCCCTATTGCTTGTCACAGTTGGAACAAAAGAACACTGATTAAAACAAGAACGAAATCAACTTCTTTAATTGCAAGTGAAATATTGAATGCTTCCCTCTGAAACTCAGTAATGGCATTAATTGCCGCAGGAACAGTCAGACACGGAGAAAAGCAGCCATGAGTCTATGACTCCGTGCCGTAACTGTCATTCTAACTCTGTTAagttgtgaaaaaaaaaaaatgatattgaAGCCATGAAGGTAATAATGGAAacatctgagagagagagagcgcttTACAGCTTGTTTGTGCAGGTTCCTGAAGGTTTTCGCAGGAAATATAGCCAGAAAAGCCAGAAAAGCCAAGTAGCGCACTTTTCtttgagagacagagagagagagagagagaggggggggagaCCGGAGACATGTGAAGACTGATGAGGAATGGACCACAAAAGATAATAGTCAGaccccaccaccactaccaccgtATCTAACTCTTAGTTTCTTCACCCCAACACTATATTACACTTTCCCATGTGATGTCGCTGTTTGgttccgtctctctctctctcagtcctGACCCCTCCTCCAACCCAACTCCCTTACTTTAATCACTTCTTCCTCCTCAGTCTTCCTGCAACTGCGCCGATGCTTCCTCCTcattcttgatttctttcagTAAATTTACTCCCACTCGCCCTCAACTACCACCCTCGCTTCTTCCCCCAGAAATTAAAAACTAATGTAGTATACCATTCAAGTATAGCAAGCATAGCCTACAGAGAGCAGAACGTGTCTGATGCGATTCAATTCTGATTCTTGAATCCATGTCAACAACAGCAATAACAATACTAGTAATAATAATTCTGTCATGATCATGTCTATAATCAGACATATAATATTATTTTCTCCTAATAAAgagtaagaagaaaaagaacggTCAAATAGGAGACCTATGGATTGGAGTGGGCTATGTTTGACCTTGGTTTTAGGTACCGGGTTCAGATTGACGACGATCGATACCAGTGCTGATACAGTGAACTACATCCATGGCTCAGGCCCGTTCTTCAGCTGATAAATAAACATCGCAAAAGCATCATCAGAGATCTCTCCCGACTTTGATGATCTTATTGACCCAGAAGAAGGCGGCCAAGAAATCGACCCTATCGACCCCAGAATAAGAACTGGGCCAAGTTTTCTgaatgacccccccccccccccccattattACTTCTTAGAAAATGAATttgagagaaaaggaagaaagactGCAtcatttttccttggtttctttTTCGTTCTTTTTCCATTCCAACCAGATCAATATGGGCCCAACCCATCACGAGAGAGCACGATTATATGCCCTGATTCCAGCAAATACACTCTAATAAGGAAAGGACTAAGCTTTTGGCTTTCGTCCCTAGAAGCTTGCCCAGTTTAATAATACCTTCAGACAAAGAAAAAGGATGTCATTCTAATGTCTACCAAAGTTTCCTGCTGAGAGAGTCATCACCTACCTACAGTTTGTAATCGAAGCACTAACCCATCAGGTTTATTTGTAGTAGGAACTAATGTTTGATTTTACAGTCATCAACTACTTACATGGATTCTGTATACAGAAACGTGAtgtggcaaaatgaccatcctgcccctaTGAAAGGTGGAAACTCCACCTCTGCTTATGCTTTTGCACGATCTCCGACTGGCCCCCAAGCTAGCGAACACATTCCCtttatatttacaattttaatgCCCAGCTAAACCCAGGTTTTAAACACATTGAATCGGGATCCTAATCAAAAAATTGGTATTGGTTACGGCCAAATGGCCAGTACCGATATGGACTGGCTAATAAGGCcaatccaataccgatacctaaaaccatgaccctaaccctagtttccaTACAAGAATCGGCTGAGCTGAATCCAGCCAGATTCTTGAAAGGGTGGACTTCAGCTCTCTAACTTCTTTTTCAGAAGATGTTAGTGCCCAAGGAacaaacaatataaacaagagAACTCAGTGTGCCCATCACTCCATCTTTGGAGTAAGCCAGAAAAAGGCATAAGAAACTTAAGAGCTTTTCTCCTTCAACTATAACTTGGAGCCTAAGTATGAAGTATCTATGTGGTGGTGTGGGTTATGTGGTACATCACCCATTCCTTATTATTGGTTCCATTGAAGATTGATTCAGTAACTTTCACATCAAAAAATTATAATGTCACTCTTCAATCATCACATTTCCTTTTCTTAATTCTTAATAGTGATTAGTGCCACTCTCCATAATTTCATtaccaagaaacaaaagagaataaaattaaagaacCAGAGAATGGAGATCCACTAGATTTTTGTTTATACATCGAAGTATCACACCAAATTGatagaaaacacataaaaactcTCAACTCTCATTCACAAAATCAATCAgcaacaaattttaaaaaaaaagaaaaaaaaaaagagaaatatctCCTTACAGTTACAGATAATGTAGAGATTCCTCACCCATGTACATCATCAAACAaaccttaaattaaaaaaaaaaattcaagttcTTGCACCTTCATCCTCACAAGTCAAACAATaaatttcttataaaaaaatatatatttctatatatatatatagaagttAAGAAAGAGGATACTCCTTAAAAAACCGCATCCATGCTTctattttgtcacttttataTACCATAGAGAAAATACTAACAACTAGAAACCCTTATTCTCTTCTCCCTATGAAAAAAGACTGGAgacattctttttcttcctttttttttttttagttcttgTTTCCTAGACGACAATAAATTAATGTTAAAAATCTTGGAGTATTCGAAATGTGTTTTTGTTTCTCACTTTCTTGTCTGGGAGAAGTAGATTTCTCGACGGTTAGAAATCCAATCCAAACGAGTCCCTGTAGAAAATTACCACacagaaacaaacaaacaaaaaaaatcataaacctaACTACAAACAGTCCTACCTAATCATCCAATCTTTTAAATTGTATCTTAACAGATCGGACGGTTAAGATAATCACAGGAAAAGTAAACTTTTAGCTTACCTTTGTAGGTTAGTATCTTTATTCATTATTCCCTCCAAGTCCTGATGAAAATGTTCTTGAGTCGGTTACCGGAGAGTCTCTGCAACGCCTTTCTTGCGCCGGCGACGTCAATGTCGGCGAGCTTCTGCAAATACGGAAAAGCTCCCGCAGCCGCAATCCTCTTCCGGCTTCCCTTGCCGCTGCCGGCCAAGATCGCTGATATTACCGATACCGGAAGTTTCTTGCAGACTAATTCGTTCTGAGGATCCAACATCTGAACCAACCTCAGCACACTCTTCTCGTCCCTCGCCAGTTCCTTCCGATTGGATCGAACGGTTAGCAAAGAGACAAGCGCTTGTGCCGCTACATCCTGCAACCCTGCCGGCTTCGAAAACTCCACCATTTTCACGAGTGAACCCATGCACCCTGCCATGGCCCGCTTGCTTCCATCGCTTATTGATAAGTTAGCCAGTAGAGATGCCGATATCTGCTGGACCATTAGGTTTCCGTTCTTGATCAGCTCGAAGAGATGCATTAGGAATGGGGAAGACGATGATAGGATCCTCGCCGTTGAAGCCGAAGCCGAAGCCGAGAGTGCGTAAATCGCTCTCAGGACTTGTTCTATTGTATCCGAACTCGATGATTCCTGTAACAACTGAAGAAGCCTCTGTAGTCCTCCTTCATCTAGTatggaaaccctaaaatcttcGCCCGATGAGGCTAGGATCCAAAGGCAATTGGCCGCTTTCTCTTGGGCGGAGCCGGTGCCTGAAACCAATAACTGGACCAGAACCGGCACCACGCCTTCCTCCGCCAGCGCTAACCTAATATCTTCGACGGTGGCAACATTCTTTATCGCGCCGGCGGCGTGCGTCTGCGTGACAGGCGATCCCGATCGACACGCCTCCACCAACACAGGGACGCCACCATATGCAGAGATGGCCCACGCGTTTTCCGGGTCGGCGGTGATCGCCTCGACCGCCATCGCGGACTTCTCCTTCAAACCCGAAGACCCCGTCTCGAGAAGACGAAGCAGAGGGCCCAAACCCCCTTCTTCGAAGACGCAATTCCTGGATGAATCGCTGGCGGTGGCAAGGAGAGAAACAGCCAGCGCCGCCTGCTCTCGAACTGAGGGAGATGGATTGCTGGAGTCGAGCAAATGGACCAAGAAACCAACATCGCCCTCTTTTGGGACCAGAACAGTTGCCTTGTCATCTTCTCTGAGGAGCTGGAGCAGCGAATCCAGGGCCTTTTTCTTGAACTCGATGCCTCCGATCTGCAAGCGAGAGAAGAGGTCGCGGATGAAAAAACCTAGCTCCTCTTTGCCGGAGCCGGGACCGGGTTGAGAGAGAACGATGGCATTCGATTGGCGGAGGACACCGGATTTGAGGAGCAAGTCGAGGTCGTGAAGGATGGAAGAGAGGGAAGCGGATGCCATATCTAGGTCGCTCTGCAAGAGAAGCTTGCCGCCGGTGTAGGAGGAAGGGTCATGGCAAAGGTCGGAGAGGGACTTTGTCTTGTGGAGAGTTGACAGGAGGTTAGGGAGGAGGTCATGGAGGAGTGGATTCTCCGACCAGTGGGGGCAATCCGAGATATCAGAAACGGAGGAACGGAGAGAGGTGAGCTTGGTCCGAATAACCTGCCATCGACCAAAGAAAGACTTGACGGTGAGAGAAGAGAGtaggaggagaggaagaagatggttaATTAGTTCCAGGACTTGAGTTGGTGACTGCGACCGCGCTGAATCGGCGGCGGGATGCATTTATGCCGGATCCCGGCCTAGTACCGGGATAAATCTGGATTTTGCTCAGCGGCTCTCAAGTGTTCGATACATATCCATCGTTGAAGTGTGTGTTTTTTTATgtgagagacagagatggaagaagaggagggttTGGTGTATCACTGCGTGAGATGCGTGGTTGGAAAGAAAAACAGAGTAGCGTTTCTGGTGTTGGTACAGAGAGGGAATGAGGGAGACAAtccttcgtcttcttccttgaaGCTTGAAGTAAAGCTAACCGAGGGAGTTAGGAGTTGGGACAGAGCGGGAAGAAgcagaaagggaaagagaggaatgagaagcgtaaaaagggaagaaagaaatgagTAATAATAAGAGTAGTAAGAGTGTTGGATACTTGAATTTGTTGTTGAAGGAATATCGCCTAATCCGGTTGATCCAAAGGGCGGGATTGGATTGGATATGTAGCTAAGCACGTGAATCTACAATCCACAAtcacttcccttcttttttttaaatgttttctttTCCGTTCTTCCCTAGAGGGGTTGACgataaaattttgatttgacAATTAGTTATTCGATTCAATGGAGACAGTGAGACATTATATTCAACGTCAGATCGGAATAAATTGACTTTCATACTCTATTCGACGGTTAAAGAGGCAGAAGCTTTCCGTAACTGTGGATCCGACGAAAGTGTTGCTGGAAATATCCAAAATGCGAATTTGGCGTTTGAGATTAGTTTCCCCAAACTGTCATGCCATATGGTTGATATGTCCATATATGCACATAACATGAGGAATGTACTCCTATGCGGGAGAAAGAAATGCGACATGTCCCATATGTAGAAAGATGTTTACAATAGGGTAGTACAGTAGTACGATGGATGATGGATCTTCATACATTGAAGTCATTGCATGATGACGAAGATGATTAAGTATGCCCATCATAATCGAGTTCGTTACGCGCTATCCGTCTTTTCTGTAATGACCTTCCTGTCCTCCATTAATTATACCAAGAGGCTTTGAAGGGGTGCTTCCTTGTCGGCATAAAAGAGGGGAATTGTGATAAAACAGTATCATAAATAGAAGGATAGtaatgtcatttcatgtgagcCGAAATGAGATAAACATAGAGATGCCCCTGTATCTAAGGACTAAGGTCTTATAACATATGAAATCGAATCTAAATTAAGTCCAGCCGATACGGATCTGTTTCTATTCCATTTTGGATCTGAATCAAGTCCAGCCTTAAACGGTAAACCCTATAAAACCTCCATGAATCACCTGCTCCGCAACAATCTAAATCGGCAAAATCGATTCCCATTTTTTGAGTCCCTACTTGTATCACTCTAAAATTTAGATGCAATCTGTGATTCTCAATTCTCATTTACTTAGACCTCCGCTGAGATTGAGACTATGACCAAGGTTTTACAAAGTGGAATCGTGGATCGAATTGGCAATTATAAGTTTGTGTCCAATCGAAAACAGAGTAGAATCGACTGGAATCAATCGAATCAATTTTTGTCGATTTCAATCCAAATCAATCAATTTAcaatttttgaaaccatggTCATGACTGACTGACATTATTGAATCTAGTCTTGAGATAGGAGAGACGTTCTCAAACCTAAGGCTACATTTGGatgtcaataaaagaaaaaataaggggAAGGGATTCATGAACGATCGAATATGAGAGAAAGAACCATCTGTCCAATAAGGGAGGGGTTTTTGGTTATTTCCACTCTATATTGTCTCAATCCCACATTGTGTGATCACAATTCATGGTAATATaataattgatttatgtgtctatctttctcttcaaataccttttattttttgagttttttcttttctttaatttgcaTACAAACATAGcataataaagaaacttttgttATCATTACCCGCAAATGGTTATGTCACTATTTACTAACTCCAAGTCATTCTCTAtatggttattaaatttcactttattaTGCGTTTAAATCCCTTttattt encodes:
- the LOC122640675 gene encoding ARM REPEAT PROTEIN INTERACTING WITH ABF2; this translates as MHPAADSARSQSPTQVLELINHLLPLLLLSSLTVKSFFGRWQVIRTKLTSLRSSVSDISDCPHWSENPLLHDLLPNLLSTLHKTKSLSDLCHDPSSYTGGKLLLQSDLDMASASLSSILHDLDLLLKSGVLRQSNAIVLSQPGPGSGKEELGFFIRDLFSRLQIGGIEFKKKALDSLLQLLREDDKATVLVPKEGDVGFLVHLLDSSNPSPSVREQAALAVSLLATASDSSRNCVFEEGGLGPLLRLLETGSSGLKEKSAMAVEAITADPENAWAISAYGGVPVLVEACRSGSPVTQTHAAGAIKNVATVEDIRLALAEEGVVPVLVQLLVSGTGSAQEKAANCLWILASSGEDFRVSILDEGGLQRLLQLLQESSSSDTIEQVLRAIYALSASASASTARILSSSSPFLMHLFELIKNGNLMVQQISASLLANLSISDGSKRAMAGCMGSLVKMVEFSKPAGLQDVAAQALVSLLTVRSNRKELARDEKSVLRLVQMLDPQNELVCKKLPVSVISAILAGSGKGSRKRIAAAGAFPYLQKLADIDVAGARKALQRLSGNRLKNIFIRTWRE